A genomic segment from Chitinophaga niabensis encodes:
- a CDS encoding LemA family protein encodes MGTSSIVILAVVVIIGLWAVSLYNKLVSKRTLVKEAWSGIDVSLKKRYDLLPNLVETVKGYAAHEKSTLEEVTRYRTASMNAGSTAEKAQAESGLTRALGSLFAVAENYPDLKANENFRQLQVELSAIENNLESARRYYNGTVRENNILVESFPSNIVAGMFKFEKSEFFEIEDNAHRERPNISFQ; translated from the coding sequence ATGGGTACTTCATCTATTGTTATACTGGCCGTCGTCGTTATTATCGGGTTATGGGCGGTATCCCTGTACAATAAGCTGGTTAGTAAAAGAACGCTTGTAAAGGAAGCCTGGAGCGGCATTGACGTGAGCCTGAAAAAAAGGTACGACCTGCTGCCCAACCTGGTGGAAACCGTAAAAGGATATGCTGCACATGAAAAGAGTACCCTGGAAGAAGTAACACGTTACCGTACCGCTTCCATGAACGCAGGTTCCACCGCTGAAAAAGCACAGGCAGAAAGCGGGCTTACCCGGGCACTGGGTTCCTTGTTTGCTGTAGCAGAGAATTACCCAGACCTGAAAGCCAATGAGAACTTCCGGCAATTACAGGTGGAGCTATCTGCCATAGAAAATAACCTGGAGTCTGCACGCCGCTATTACAATGGCACGGTAAGGGAGAATAACATCTTAGTAGAAAGTTTTCCTTCTAACATCGTTGCCGGCATGTTCAAATTTGAGAAAAGTGAATTCTTTGAGATAGAAGATAACGCCCACCGGGAAAGACCCAATATTTCTTTCCAATAA
- a CDS encoding sugar phosphate isomerase/epimerase family protein: MKNKPMQFGASTFIWVSPFSTASFYLLPKIKDAGYDIIEVAVEDAGIIDWDELIIRAKDLGLKITVSGAFGEDRDISGTDSRVRYQGLRYISDCIAIAAKVGSPVFSGPVYSAVGKTRIVSPEQKKQEREWCIEGLKASAKVAADHGVVIGLEPLNRFETDMINTVDQALELVKEVNDPHLQISLDTFHANIEEKNIPAAIRRIGKDLLCHIQGNESDRGTPGTGHLDWAGIKEALVEIGYDGAMVLETFGAPSAALAKAACIWRPLANSADELAIEGAKFYRAMYS; this comes from the coding sequence TTGAAAAATAAGCCTATGCAGTTTGGTGCAAGCACATTTATATGGGTTTCCCCGTTTTCTACTGCTTCTTTTTACCTGTTGCCAAAGATCAAAGATGCCGGTTATGATATCATTGAGGTAGCGGTAGAAGATGCAGGGATCATAGACTGGGATGAATTGATCATAAGGGCAAAGGACCTTGGCCTGAAGATCACTGTTAGTGGTGCTTTTGGAGAGGACAGGGACATCTCCGGTACAGATTCCCGCGTCCGCTACCAGGGCCTCCGGTATATTTCAGATTGTATTGCCATAGCAGCCAAAGTAGGCAGCCCCGTGTTTAGCGGGCCTGTTTATTCAGCTGTGGGCAAAACAAGGATCGTTTCCCCGGAGCAAAAAAAGCAGGAAAGGGAATGGTGCATCGAGGGCTTAAAAGCGTCCGCCAAAGTAGCCGCAGATCATGGTGTGGTGATTGGCCTGGAACCACTCAACCGCTTTGAAACGGATATGATCAATACCGTGGACCAGGCGCTGGAACTGGTGAAAGAAGTGAATGATCCGCACCTGCAGATCTCGCTGGATACTTTTCATGCAAACATTGAAGAAAAGAATATACCCGCCGCTATCAGAAGGATAGGCAAAGACCTGCTTTGCCATATCCAGGGAAATGAAAGCGACCGGGGTACGCCGGGTACCGGTCATCTTGACTGGGCCGGCATCAAAGAAGCGCTGGTGGAAATAGGGTATGATGGTGCTATGGTGCTGGAAACATTCGGCGCCCCCTCCGCTGCCCTTGCAAAAGCAGCCTGCATCTGGCGGCCTCTGGCCAATAGTGCAGACGAGCTGGCGATTGAAGGCGCGAAGTTTTACAGAGCAATGTATTCGTGA
- a CDS encoding DUF2207 domain-containing protein, with the protein MKKLFLFLAMLVATVFAQTQEEYHAEGILSFDARIVIDGSGLITITEYIKVYAAGDQIRKGIFRTIPVYRKDVYGHKKRVDITVNEVTKNGEQEPYVTLDEGENTKIRIGDKDVDLQPGVYEYTIRYETMGHIGFFEDYDELYWNVTGNDWSLPILKASAIVELPYGSSVKRTACYTGPFGSKAANCSVQYDKHERPTFICNQELNPGEGFTIAVAFPTGFVKRPPPPTTGERILGFLNNYKEIPLLAILFGFFFYTWRRYGIDPRKPVVVPTFEPPDGLSPAAIAYLYTRQNGNRGFTAALVDMAVKKAIRIKDEGKEDYVIEKGKTAPGILPVEEQKIYKALLRDKENIKVDDKNHTKFSAARAEFSKSLTGQFDIKSYYRPNIKFVVYGGLMLLAILVLYLFLTNGEDAFPVLFLVPFLAVGSILFFTGVRTIKEGCSAYAFLLGGSLFLVVPLIFLAQFLKGFSIFSLVFLGLIVAGYIVYIYLIKAPTPLGAEKSAAIEGFKMYMETAEENRLDMLTPPKKTPELFERLLPYAIALGLDNEWGEKFKDVLAQANYTPEWYAGSEIHNYNRFSSAFVSSVAVAQIDPTPPSSGSSGSSSGSSSWSSGSSGGGSSGGGGGGGGGGGW; encoded by the coding sequence ATGAAGAAATTGTTTTTATTCCTGGCAATGCTTGTTGCCACTGTTTTTGCGCAGACACAGGAGGAATATCATGCAGAGGGCATCCTTTCTTTCGATGCCAGAATTGTTATCGACGGGTCCGGTCTCATTACGATCACCGAATACATCAAAGTATATGCTGCCGGAGACCAGATCAGGAAAGGCATTTTCAGAACCATCCCCGTTTACCGGAAAGATGTGTATGGTCATAAAAAACGGGTAGACATTACCGTGAATGAGGTCACCAAAAATGGTGAGCAGGAGCCTTATGTTACTTTAGATGAAGGCGAAAATACAAAGATCAGGATCGGTGATAAAGATGTGGACCTGCAACCCGGTGTATATGAATATACTATCCGTTATGAAACGATGGGGCACATCGGGTTCTTTGAGGATTATGATGAACTCTATTGGAATGTAACGGGGAACGACTGGAGCCTGCCCATTCTCAAAGCTTCGGCAATTGTAGAATTGCCTTATGGCAGCAGTGTCAAACGCACGGCCTGTTATACCGGCCCTTTTGGTTCTAAAGCAGCAAACTGTTCCGTACAATACGACAAACACGAAAGGCCTACCTTCATCTGCAACCAGGAACTCAATCCGGGAGAGGGTTTCACCATTGCGGTAGCTTTCCCCACAGGATTTGTAAAAAGACCTCCTCCACCCACTACCGGTGAGCGGATCCTGGGCTTTCTCAATAACTACAAAGAAATACCCTTACTGGCCATCCTGTTCGGTTTCTTCTTTTACACCTGGCGCAGATATGGTATAGACCCGCGTAAACCTGTGGTAGTACCAACATTCGAACCGCCAGACGGTCTCTCTCCTGCGGCGATCGCTTACCTCTATACCCGGCAGAACGGTAACAGGGGATTTACGGCAGCCCTGGTAGATATGGCTGTAAAAAAAGCGATCCGCATCAAAGATGAAGGCAAAGAGGATTATGTGATCGAAAAAGGAAAAACAGCGCCTGGCATATTACCGGTAGAAGAGCAAAAGATCTATAAGGCGCTGTTGCGTGATAAAGAGAATATTAAAGTAGACGATAAGAACCATACGAAGTTTTCTGCAGCACGGGCTGAATTTTCCAAATCCCTTACCGGGCAGTTCGACATTAAATCCTACTACCGGCCTAACATCAAATTCGTGGTATACGGCGGGCTGATGCTGCTGGCCATCCTGGTATTGTACCTGTTCCTCACCAATGGAGAAGATGCATTTCCCGTGCTTTTCCTGGTGCCTTTCCTTGCTGTTGGCAGTATACTGTTCTTTACAGGTGTGAGAACGATAAAGGAAGGTTGCAGTGCCTATGCTTTTTTGTTAGGCGGCAGTTTATTCCTGGTAGTTCCCCTGATCTTCCTGGCACAGTTCCTGAAGGGATTTTCTATCTTCTCGCTTGTGTTCTTAGGGCTTATAGTAGCGGGATACATTGTTTACATCTACCTCATCAAAGCCCCTACTCCTTTGGGTGCGGAAAAATCAGCTGCTATCGAAGGGTTTAAGATGTATATGGAAACAGCTGAGGAAAACAGGCTGGATATGCTTACACCTCCGAAAAAAACACCGGAACTGTTTGAAAGATTATTGCCTTATGCCATTGCATTGGGACTGGATAATGAATGGGGAGAAAAATTCAAAGATGTACTGGCACAGGCGAACTATACCCCGGAATGGTATGCCGGTAGCGAGATCCACAATTACAACAGGTTCTCCAGCGCATTTGTTTCTTCTGTAGCAGTTGCGCAGATAGACCCCACTCCTCCTTCTTCCGGCAGTTCAGGCAGCAGCAGCGGAAGCTCCAGCTGGAGTTCCGGCAGCAGCGGCGGCGGATCATCCGGTGGTGGTGGCGGAGGCGGTGGCGGCGGTGGCTGGTAA